From one Plasmodium knowlesi strain H genome assembly, chromosome: 11 genomic stretch:
- a CDS encoding syntaxin-binding protein, putative, protein MSLKQNCRERLFSVIEKITQVSKYVIMVVDENAHQVLSMICSSEELVERGVSLVEQIDAKRNRLQDFDCIYFLSSKVEVVKKMLEDLKDEKNAMYNNVHILFTSNVIKKNREILDLLATSDDLLKRMKTCACFNIPFFAFESRIFYLNHELNLYDFYPLKDSSILGDLALELLSACSCLKSNPLVRYLNSPLCRKFAEIFYNSMNDSNIFQKSDEKDEGDILLILDRSVDCSILFAHDYAYQSLCYDVLRIKTHQTKQGKPWRQRSMGDTIDQGEEPPHTVQFEITNNDQRKEVKKAILSEEDNLWVRYRHTHIQDVNEMIKNDIGSFTEKNAIAKIKKKNVLNPNEALEALRSLPQYETMIEQYWLHVYLCDSCFKILQKKNVVEVGMVEQDLCCNVDNYGKELTHTKNCKNVMSIISSNEYHQEEKVRLLLLYFLNYENINELDKARLIESSEIGLFMENFIHQFLSLKIHCDPYAHVEKNAVEENSSSASCKVSHVLERNKKKIKHYKNVAKTAKYELSRYEPNIKDIIIELHEDTLHRGQFPFVDGSRGPSSHHVKDQNASEGNKTNVTRGTVWGFKSVERKDAQMANRKKIIIFILGGITFPEIRQAYELSEQLSVDVYLGGTCLLTSEVLFQQFRRFPGG, encoded by the coding sequence ATGTCGCTGAAGCAGAACTGCCGAGAGCGGCTATTCAGCGTGATCGAGAAGATCACCCAAGTGAGTAAGTATGTCATCATGGTGGTGGACGAAAATGCGCACCAAGTACTATCCATGATTTGTAGCAGCGAAGAGTTGGTGGAAAGGGGTGTGTCCCTGGTGGAACAAATCGATGCCAAGCGAAACAGACTGCAAGACTTCGACTGCATATATTTCCTCAGTTCGAAAGTAGAAGTCGTGAAGAAAATGTTAGAAGACttgaaagatgaaaaaaatgcaatgtATAATAATGTTCATATCTTATTTACTTCAaatgttattaaaaaaaacagagaAATTTTAGACCTGCTGGCAACTAGTGATGATCTACTAAAGAGAATGAAAACATGTGCATGCTTCAATATCCCATTCTTTGCGTTTGAAAGTCGTATTTTTTACTTGAACCATGAATTAAATTTGTACGATTTTTACCCCTTAAAAGATTCTAGCATTTTAGGAGATCTTGCGTTGGAGTTACTTTCTGCTTGTTCCTGCTTGAAGAGTAATCCTCTTGTACGTTATTTGAATTCTCCTCTGTGTAGGAAGTTTGcggaaatattttacaataGTATGAATGACTCcaacatttttcaaaaatccGATGAAAAAGATGAAGGAGATATCCTCTTAATTCTGGACCGATCCGTTGACtgctccattttgtttgctCACGATTACGCGTACCAAAGTCTCTGCTATGACGTGCTACGGATTAAGACACATCAAACAAAACAGGGAAAACCATGGAGACAGCGTAGCATGGGGGATACCATTGACCAGGGAGAGGAACCACCACACACAGTTCAGTTCGAAATCACGAACAATGATCAACGGAAGGAGGTAAAGAAAGCAATCTTGTCGGAGGAAGACAACCTCTGGGTCAGGTACAGACATACGCACATCCAGGATGTAaatgaaatgataaaaaatgacattgGCTCCTTTACAGAGAAAAATGCAATCGCTAAgattaagaagaaaaatgtattaaaTCCAAATGAAGCTTTAGAGGCTTTGCGATCCCTTCCGCAGTACGAAACGATGATTGAGCAGTACTGGCTCCATGTATACTTATGTGATAGCTGTTTCAAaattttacagaaaaaaaatgtggtagAAGTGGGTATGGTGGAGCAAGACCTATGCTGTAATGTGGATAATTACGGGAAGGAGCTGACACACACGAagaattgcaaaaatgtaatgTCCATTATAAGCAGTAATGAGTACCATCAGGAGGAGAAGGTGAGGTTGCTTCTCCTCTATTTTctaaattatgaaaatataaacgaGCTTGACAAAGCAAGACTCATTGAATCATCCGAAATTGGTCTCTTCATGGAGAATTTCATCCATCAATTCTTAAGTTTGAAAATACACTGTGATCCATATGCTCATGTGGAGAAAAACGCAGTAGAGGAAAACTCTTCCTCCGCGAGCTGTAAAGTTTCGCATGTTCtggaaaggaacaaaaaaaaaattaagcatTACAAGAACGTTGCAAAGACTGCAAAGTATGAACTTAGTCGATATGAACCAAATATCAAAGACATTATTATAGAGTTACATGAGGATACTCTCCACAGGGGGCAGTTTCCCTTCGTGGATGGTAGCCGGGGGCCCTCCTCTCATCATGTAAAAGACCAGAATGCATCTGAAGGTAACAAAACAAATGTCACCAGGGGAACTGTGTGGGGTTTCAAATCAGTGGAAAGGAAGGATGCTCAGATGgcaaatcgaaaaaaaattattattttcatccttGGTGGAATTACCTTCCCCGAAATTAGGCAGGCGTATGAACTGTCAGAGCAATTGTCCGTGGACGTTTATTTGGGCGGCACGTGCCTGCTTACCAGTGAAGTGCTCTTCCAACAATTTAGACGGTTCCCCGGTGGGTAG
- a CDS encoding AP-3 complex subunit beta, putative, protein MDSINFSIKVPLLEKAATNVKDIISHIRLNDGVYFDRSKYNKEDIMNDLRSNNVQKKVESVKHLLIAHAMKEDVSEFYVEVSNNLSNKNRILKKLIYNYLSLYSDRNSELNMLTVNCFKKDIESKDFQIRAYALRAMCSCRSLEMITVLMDSLKIMAKDKSPYVRKTAADVIPSIYNIDPDQLVFLRNILLDHISDREVTVVSAAVASFYTMCLVVPPHWGETTEDELAPDPGGVTEGKKIHQERIAKNNSINDITSAKEGNNQRQIHRQNLHKWLSLLHPHYYKLCNYLLIMHPFHQTYLIDLLLRYCRIFYRDPLTNEDINFKQLLHLFSCSDGGDTEEGKKLNNRLGEDSDSPTVECTSRGISPSPYHSYYRTEDEWNDEWNDEWNDEWNDENEQEKYSVDVELYIEKLLLLLSSCSYNVIIQSISSLYHLTKFTFKQNIIQAIIACIMKSSMEGDDHMYALFIKSVQSIIISLRQDFAPYLSFFYISSIDSPIKKKIKIDMLYILSNDNNRPIVLEELLHALFQPGNDDFIVKKLFRHITTVAVMDSSCLSIVMQYIISLLNCSHKLYSYEAILSLRKLLRQSDPERISQIIFFLTRIFFTIEMSDVQASMLWTLAKYQNFTDHLLLFDFARMLVKRFEHMEGALMVQVLHFVLKVWAYQYASCFVHGDDTQNGEGENDGGENVGGGNDGGENVGGGNDGGGNDGGENDEGKTGEGKTGEGKTGEGKTGEGKNGEGKNGERRNGERKNGERKIWERPTTTTSVYQEQHRKLTDGTDNHVRHHLEDFANYERLCKLILLQGSRPEERFDIQEMSKFYANVMLRIRELGDQGDLKRTFWQRDLYKEPLNEYTLPLCYLKHVLLTTGNGDPSEVLHLSKEEMQNVRNSPFGMAQGEQYDNYGDYNFDLNNNCNANVIDDFGDGDAQIDLKNSTVLQLNTISSIINRKLPSYVELPEFAEEDLPKSAHIINRKKTNQPVTSISSRDVHITYSPHFSNGQIFSDVDDFYREEEGNLINRQMDCTYNILQNAHKPILQPANGLLTKRGTRIQGEDDESDDEQNDAPLKVNDNGAGTYLGDCISATHFSKIDEQQINDIEKFFFSDGEDFERVE, encoded by the coding sequence ATGGATTCAATTAACTTCAGCATCAAAGTGCCACTACTGGAGAAGGCGGCCACAAACGTGAAGGACATTATCTCCCACATCAGACTGAACGATGGAGTGTACTTCGATCGAAGCAAATACAACAAGGAAGATATTATGAACGACCTAAGAAGTAACAATGTGCAGAAGAAAGTAGAAAGTGTTAAACATCTTCTCATCGCCCACGCTATGAAGGAAGATGTGTCTGAATTCTACGTTGAGGTTTCCAATAATTTATCAAATAAAAATCGTATACTAAAGAAGCTCATCTATAATTACTTGTCTCTCTATTCTGATCGGAATTCTGAATTGAACATGCTCACTGTGAATTGTTTTAAGAAGGATATTGAGAGTAAGGATTTTCAAATCCGAGCGTATGCCTTGAGGGCCATGTGCTCCTGTCGGTCACTGGAGATGATAACTGTTCTCATGGACTCACTTAAAATAATGGCAAAGGATAAATCTCCTTACGTTAGAAAAACTGCCGCCGATGTTATTCcttctatatataatatCGATCCAGATCAATTGGTTTTTTTACGAAACATTTTACTTGATCACATTAGTGACAGGGAGGTTACTGTCGTTTCCGCCGCTGTGGCTTCCTTCTACACCATGTGTTTGGTGGTCCCTCCCCATTGGGGTGAAACCACTGAGGATGAGTTGGCGCCTGATCCAGGGGGAGttacagaaggaaaaaaaattcatcaggAGAGGATAGCCAAGAATAACAGTATTAATGACATAACATCTGccaaggaaggaaataatcAAAGACAGATTCATCGACAGAATCTTCACAAATGGCTGTCCCTTCTTCATCCTCACTATTACAAGCTTTGCAATTACCTTCTCATCATGCACCCCTTCCACCAGACCTACCTAATTGACTTACTCCTTCGATATTGCAGGATATTTTACCGAGACCCCCTCACAAATGAAGATATAAACTTTAAGCAACTGCTTCATTTGTTCAGTTGCTCGGATGGTGGTGACACggaggagggaaagaaattGAACAATCGTCTTGGGGAGGATTCGGATTCTCCTACTGTAGAGTGCACTTCTCGCGGGATAAGCCCATCCCCATACCACTCCTACTACCGAACGGAGGATGAGTGGAATGACGAGTGGAATGACGAGTGGAATGACGAGTGGAATGACGAGAATGAGCAGGAAAAGTACTCAGTCGACGTGGAGCTGTACATTGAGAAGTTGCTTCTCCTGTTATCCTCCTGTAGTTACAACGTAATCATACAATCCATTTCATCTCTGTACCATCTGACAAAATTTACCTTCAAGCAAAATATCATACAGGCCATTATCGCGTGCATCATGAAAAGTTCAATGGAGGGGGATGACCACATGTATGCTCTCTTTATTAAAAGCGTACAGTCCATAATAATTTCCTTGAGGCAAGACTTCGCGCCTTATCTCTCCTTCTTCTATATTAGCTCCATAGATAGTcccatcaaaaaaaaaataaaaatagataTGCTCTATATACTAAGTAATGACAATAACAGGCCAATCGTTTTGGAGGAGCTTCTCCATGCTCTGTTTCAACCGGGAAACGACGATTTTATTGTAAAGAAACTTTTCAGACACATAACTACAGTGGCTGTGATGGATTCATCCTGTCTCTCCATAGTAATGCAGTACATCATTTCATTGCTAAACTGCAGTCATAAGTTGTATTCCTATGAAGCCATTCTCTCGTTAAGGAAGTTACTGAGACAGAGTGACCCAGAGCGTATCAgccaaataatttttttcttgactcgaattttttttactattgaAATGTCAGATGTTCAAGCGTCTATGTTGTGGACCCTGGCTAAGTATCAGAATTTCACGGACCATCTGCTTCTTTTCGATTTTGCCCGTATGCTGGTGAAACGCTTTGAACATATGGAGGGGGCCCTCATGGTCCAAGTCCTGCACTTCGTCCTCAAGGTGTGGGCCTACCAGTACGCCAGTTGCTTCGTCCACGGGGATGATACGCAAAAtggtgaaggggaaaatgatggaggggaaaatgttggagggggaaatgatggaggggaaaatgttggagggggaaatgatggagggggaaatgatggaggggaaaatgatgaagggaaaacaggtgaagggaaaacaggtgaagggaaaacaggtgaagggaaaacaggtgaagggaaaaacggtgaagggaaaaacggTGAAAGGAGAAAcggtgaaaggaaaaacggtGAAAGGAAGATATGGGAGAGACCCACTACAACCACGAGCGTCTACCAGGAGCAGCACAGAAAACTCACAGACGGAACGGACAACCACGTGAGGCATCACTTGGAGGACTTTGCCAATTACGAGCGTTTATGTAAGCTCATCCTTCTGCAGGGCTCGCGCCCTGAGGAACGTTTCGACATCCAAGAGATGAGCAAATTTTACGCCAACGTTATGCTGAGGATAAGGGAGCTAGGAGACCAAGGTGATCTCAAGAGAACTTTCTGGCAGAGGGACCTTTACAAAGAACCACTAAACGAGTACACTCTTCCTCTATGCTACTTGAAGCACGTTCTTCTCACCACCGGCAATGGAGATCCTTCAGAGGTGCTCCATCTCAGTAAGGAAGAGATGCAGAATGTGCGCAACTCTCCCTTTGGGATGGCGCAGGGTGAGCAGTACGATAATTACGGAGACTACAACTTCGACTTGAATAACAACTGCAATGCTAATGTAATTGATGACTTTGGAGATGGAGACGCGCAAATTGACCTGAAGAACTCAACTGTCCTGCAACTGAATACCATCTCTAGCATCATCAACAGAAAACTTCCATCCTACGTGGAGTTGCCCGAATTTGCGGAGGAAGATTTGCCGAAAAGCGCACACATAataaacaggaaaaaaacgaatcaGCCTGTAACGAGTATCTCTTCGAGGGATGTACACATAACCTACAGTCCTCACTTTAGCAATGGTCAGATTTTTTCCGATGTGGATGATTTTTACAGGGAGGAAGAGGGAAATCTGATTAACAGACAGATGGATtgcacatataatatattacagAATGCACACAAACCGATCCTGCAACCTGCGAATGGACTGCTAACCAAAAGGGGAACGAGAATTCAGGGCGAGGACGACGAGTCTGATGACGAGCAGAATGATGCTCCCTTGAAAGTAAACGATAATGGTGCAGGTACATACCTAGGAGACTGCATCTCCGCCAcccatttttccaaaatagaTGAACAGCAAATAAATGACATAGAAAAGTTCTTCTTCAGTGATGGGGAAGATTTTGAACGGGTCGAATAA
- a CDS encoding 50S ribosomal protein L18, apicoplast, putative, whose amino-acid sequence MNAPVLLVPLLLLYLDVLHSFATNRAVFPRNPFSLFSSPNRKKAAPEQAPQGKAKKLKEKKKKKKNIALERLICEHAEKAEKVEKREVSDNPSVDVDKEILEGKRVPRLRIKNTNKHIYATVVDDYRRHILCFSCSRDPNLSGVLGTYRNRTTNRVVNNGKTIKSGWEIGKDIARKALNKGIFKVRFDRGKFKYAGKVEALAEGARAVGLML is encoded by the exons ATGAACGCTCCCGTTCTCCTCGTCCCACTCCTTTTACTTTACCTCGACGTTTTACACAGCTTTGCAACCAACAGGGCGGTCTTTCCAAGGAATCCATTCTCGTTGTTCTCGTCACCCAACAGAAAGAAAGCCGCCCCTGAACAGGCCCCCCAGGGGAAGGCTAAgaaattgaaggaaaaaaagaagaagaaaaaaaat ATCGCTCTGGAAAGGCTGATTTGCGAGCATGCAGAGAAGGCGGagaaagtggaaaagagAGAAGTGTCGGACAACCCCAGTGTAGACGTCGACAAGGAAATTCTTGAAGGTAAACGTGTACCAAGGCTAAGAATTAAAAACACtaataaacatatatatgccaCAGTGGTGGACGATTACAGGAGACACATTCTATGCTTTTCTTGTTCGAGAGATCCAAACCTATCTGGTGTGTTGGGCACCTACAGAAATAGGACAACCAACAGAGTCGTGAATAATGGGAAAACTATTAAATCCGGGTGGGAAATTGGAAAGGACATCGCCAGGAAGGCATTAAATAAAGGTATTTTCAAGGTCAGATTTGATAGAGGGAAGTTCAAGTACGCCGGGAAGGTGGAGGCGTTAGCTGAAGGGGCCCGCGCCGTGGGATTAATGCTATGa